The proteins below are encoded in one region of Triticum aestivum cultivar Chinese Spring chromosome 1B, IWGSC CS RefSeq v2.1, whole genome shotgun sequence:
- the LOC123134657 gene encoding uncharacterized protein, whose translation METSVIVVSVVVGFFGVASAVLGFIAEGTKLEPNDISMSRTECVYPANPAFALGLVAALLLLVAQITVSAAGRCCGCCKPRGAAFSASRRNIGVVFAALSWVATVIAEIYFVQGAAWNAPVTREVNMGCYFVKDGVFRRAAILSIIATVLGIKSYFLLRAAAATATAAAAAPGYPGAVAGPSAAGEPKPDGIAMGHPAPMYGQAPYAHYPPPPNAQGYGQYPPPPNAQGYGQYPPPAQGYGHFHPAAPPQGQGYGQAV comes from the exons ATGGAGACGAGCGTGATCGTCGTGTCCGTCGTGGTAGGATTTTTTGGGGTCGCAAGCGCCGTGCTGGGGTTCATCGCCGAGGGCACCAAGCTCGAG CCGAATGACATCTCGATGTCCAGGACCGAGTGCGTGTACCCCGCCAACCCGGCGTTCGCGCTGGGGCTGGTGGCGGCGCTCCTGCTGCTGGTGGCCCAGATCACCGTCTCGGCCGCCGGCCGCTGCTGCGGCTGCTGCAAGCCCCGGGGCGCCGCCTTCTCCGCGTCCAGGCGGAACATCGGCGTCGTCTTCGCCGCCCTCTCATG GGTGGCGACGGTGATCGCGGAGATCTACTTCGTGCAGGGCGCGGCGTGGAACGCGCCCGTGACGCGCGAGGTCAACATGGGGTGCTACTTCGTCAAGGACGGCGTGTTCAGGAGGGCGGCCATCCTGAGCATCATCGCCACCGTGCTCGGGATCAAATCCTACTTCCTGCTTCGCGCCGCTGCAGCCACGGCCACGGCGGCGGCTGCTGCACCAGGATACCCGGGGGCCGTGGCGGGGCCGTCAGCGGCGGGCGAGCCCAAGCCCGACGGCATCGCGATGGGCCACCCTGCTCCGATGTACGGTCAGGCGCCGTACGCTCACTACCCTCCGCCTCCGAACGCGCAGGGATACGGGCAGTACCCTCCCCCTCCAAACGCGCAGGGATATGGGCAGTACCCTCCTCCTGCTCAGGGGTACGGGCACTTCCACCCCGCTGCTCCCCCTCAGGGTCAAGGATACGGGCAAGCCGTGTAG
- the LOC123134667 gene encoding uncharacterized protein: protein MFFFFVGGVEQGAGRVLKEAAGRCVRCGGAADLVETEKVLKLFFVPAWRWPGKDPAYLCRDCGLLAPGSLGGGEPGPGPLLPRAGAAQCGACSRAVDPQFRFCPFCGSAL from the coding sequence ATGTTCTTCTTCTTCGTGGGCGGCGTGGAGCAGGGCGCGGGGCGGGTGCTCAAGGAGGCGGCCGGGCGGTGCGTGCGCTGCGGCGGCGCGGCCGACCTGGTGGAGACCGAGAAGGTGCTCAAGCTCTTCTTCGTGCCGGCGTGGCGGTGGCCGGGCAAGGACCCCGCCTACCTCTGCCGCGACTGCGGCCTCCTCGCGCCGGGGTCCCTcggcggcggggagccgggccCGGGACCGCTCCTCCCCCGCGCGGGGGCGGCGCAGTGCGGCGCGTGCAGCCGCGCCGTCGACCCGCAGTTCCGCTTCTGCCCCTTCTGCGGCTCCGCGCTGTGA